The Camelina sativa cultivar DH55 chromosome 14, Cs, whole genome shotgun sequence genome includes a window with the following:
- the LOC104742661 gene encoding myrosinase 4-like, with product LYTKKVPDHSTGDRACNSYELYKDDVKLLKRMNVQAYRFSIAWSRVLPKGRLIGGVDENGITYYNNLINELKANGIEPFVTIFHWDTPQTLEDEYGGFLSPRIVEDFKNYSELLFQRFGDRVKFWITLNQPYSYAVKGYGDGSYPPGRCTDCEVGGDSGTEPYIVAHHQILAHAEVASLYRKRYQKSQGGKIGTTLIGRWHVPLNETSNLDKDAAKRAFDFAVGWFMDPFVYGKYPKIMREMVGDRLPEFTHHESALVKGSLDFLGMNYYLTRYTTDGPPPNPTNLNVLTDAQTNIAMYRNGIPIGVQATDSFVYYPPGLRQMMNHIKNHYKNPLTYITENGASDLDAGNVTHAKALADHGRIQLHCSHLSCLKCAIGDGCNIAGYFAWSLMDNYEFGNGFTLRFGMNWVNFANPADRQEKDSGKWFARFNDNNRKPPHM from the exons ctatatacaaaaaaagttcCAGATCACAGTACAGGAGATCGTGCTTGTAATTCGTATGAGCTTTACAAG GATGATGTCAAATTATTGAAAAGAATGAATGTTCAAGCATACCGATTCTCAATAGCATGGTCAAGGGTCTTACCAA AGGGGAGACTTATTGGGGGAGTGGACGAGAATGGGATTACATACTACAACAATCTCATTAACGAGTTGAAAGCAAATG GCATAGAACCATTTGTGACTATATTTCATTGGGATACTCCCCAGACTCTAGAAGACGAATATGGAGGCTTCTTAAGCCCACGTATAGT GGAGGACTTCAAGAACTACTCTGAGCTTCTATTTCAACGATTCGGAGACCGAGTCAAATTCTGGATCACTTTAAATCAACCCTACTCCTACGCAGTCAAAGGATATGGGGATGGATCATATCCTCCAGGGCGGTGCACTGACTGTGAAGTTGGAGGAGATTCTGGAACCGAACCTTATATAGTTGCACATCACCAAATTCTAGCTCATGCAGAAGTTGCATCTTTATACCGAAAAAGAtatcag AAATCTCAAGGTGGTAAGATAGGAACAACCTTGATCGGGAGATGGCACGTCCCACTAAACGAAACTAGCAATCTTGACAAGGATGCTGCAAAACGAGCATTTGATTTTGCAGTTGGATG GTTTATGGATCCATTTGTGTAcggaaaatatccaaaaataatgAGAGAGATGGTAGGAGATAGGTTGCCAGAATTCACACATCATGAATCAGCTTTAGTTAAAGGATCACTTGATTTTCTAGGGATGAACTATTACCTTACACGATATACAACTGACGGACCTCCTCCGAATCCGACAAACCTTAATGTTTTAACAGATGCACAAACTAATATTGCAA TGTATCGCAATGGCATTCCTATCGGTGTTCAGGCAA CTGATAGCTTCGTCTACTATCCTCCAGGACTCCGACAGATGATGAACCATATcaaaaatcattacaaaaatcCACTTACCTATATCACCgaaaatg gTGCTTCTGATCTTGATGCCGGAAACGTAACGCATGCAAAGGCTCTTGCCGATCATGGGCGAATTCAATTGCATTGTAGCCATCTTTCTTGTCTCAAATGCGCCATCGG ggatgGATGCAACATAGCAGGATATTTTGCATGGTCATTGATGGACAACTACGAGTTTGGAAATGGTTTCACTCTCCGGTTTGGTATGAATTGGGTCAACTTCGCTAATCCTGCTGATCGACAAGAAAAAGATTCTGGAAAGTGGTTCGCTAGGTTCAACGATAATAACCGGAAGCCACCACATATGTAA
- the LOC104744056 gene encoding uncharacterized protein At4g02000-like: MFPFLVNRWNLRGKAVGSDLGRGMFQFRFDLVEDLQQVLENGPYHFDQWMIILQKWEPIISKNFPSQIPLWVEIHGLPKHFWQTEMLSVIGEELGQVLQTDITPATAKVRVLLNGLQPLTKESVVEFANGEEIVVTLDYKNLKSHCHHCHHLTHETKQCPGLLTKKEASPPPPD, translated from the coding sequence ATGTTCCCTTTCCTAGTCAACCGCTGGAACCTCCGTGGAAAAGCTGTGGGCTCAGATCTAGGTCGAGGAATGTTCCAATTCCGGTTTGACCTAGTAGAAGATCTTCAACAGGTGCTAGAAAATGGACCATACCACTTTGACCAGTGGATGATCATCCTTCAGAAATGGGAACCCATAATCTCTAAGAACTTTCCATCACAAATCCCGTTATGGGTGGAGATACATGGTTTGCCAAAACACTTTTGGCAAACAGAGATGTTGTCAGTTAtaggagaagaacttggccaagttCTCCAAACTGATATTACCCCAGCCACTGCGAAAGTCAGAGTTCTCTTGAATGGCCTTCAACCCCTAACAAAAGAGTCAGTTGTGGAGTTCGCAAATGGTGAGGAGATAGTTGTCACTCTAGATTACAAAAACCTGAAGTCTCACTGCCACCATTGTCATCACCTAACGCATGAAACAAAGCAATGTCCAGGCCTCCTAACCAAAAAAGAAGCTTCTCCACCGCCACCTGATTAG
- the LOC104744055 gene encoding uncharacterized protein LOC104744055, producing MSIHVQTRAEVQDWVEATNRRREQATIHGTASDAACWCPPQLPFVKCNYDARFDEINQQVTGGWIIRDHTGESLAWGANKLGSSRSPLEAETKALMGAIQQVWIRGFTLVLFEGDCAILINNINGKTTNVAIRSICMDIACWATKFKESRFDFVRRTCNRSAHVLAKYGCTSLLG from the coding sequence ATGTCAATACATGTACAAACAAGAGCTGAAGTACAGGACTGGGTAGAAGCGACAAATAGACGAAGAGAACAGGCTACTATTCATGGCACAGCATCAGACGCAGCTTGCTGGTGTCCTCCACAACTTCCATTTGTTAAATGCAATTATGATGCAAGATTTGATGAGATTAATCAACAAGTAACAGGAGGATGGATTATCCGTGATCACACAGGGGAAAGTTTAGCATGGGGAGCAAACAAATTAGGATCATCAAGATCACCGCTAGAGGCGGAAACAAAGGCATTAATGGGAGCAATACAACAAGTTTGGATAAGAGGTTTTACTTTGGTTCTCTTTGAAGGAGATTGCGCAATTCTCATTAACAACATCAATGGCAAAACGACTAATGTAGCTATTCGGAGTATTTGCATGGACATAGCTTGTTGGGCAACAAAGTTCAAGGAATCAAGATTTGACTTCGTACGACGCACTTGCAACCGCTCAGCTCATGTTTTAGCAAAATATGGATGTACAAGTCTCCTTGGCTAA
- the LOC109128740 gene encoding uncharacterized protein At4g02000-like: protein MSDEFWNDLQYMALGRDDPELFIPHVTYAGVLARNRVSLIGRPLNPREQDLRRVIYSLPHLWVLASRVHGRVLDDSYVQFLFRSEVDLFAVLRRGPWVVDNWFVALQRWEDFPEHDFLNSIDLWVQIRGIPLPYVSQEAIKFIAKTLGEVVELDFNEETTSQFSFIIVKIGIGITDRMRFFRRVRFESGEGAMIGFEYEKLKRICTKIIFKGESVLSVGKESKFS from the coding sequence ATGTCTGACGAGTTCTGGAATGACCTGCAATATATGGCTCTGGGCAGAGATGATCCTGAACTGTTTATTCCTCATGTCACTTATGCTGGAGTGTTAGCTAGGAACCGAGTTAGCTTGATTGGGAGACCTCTTAACCCTAGAGAGCAAGACCTTAGACGTGTGATCTACTCCCTACCCCACCTTTGGGTTCTAGCATCGCGGGTTCATGGACGCGTTTTAGATGACAGCTATGTCCAGTTTTTATTTCGGTCAGAGGTGGATCTGTTTGCAGTTCTACGAAGGGGACCTTGGGTGGTTGACAACTGGTTTGTTGCTCTACAAAGGTGGGAAGACTTTCCTGAGCATGATTTTCTCAATAGTATTGATCTTTGGGTCCAAATCCGAGGTATACCTCTGCCTTATGTTTCACAAGAAGCAATTAAGTTTATTGCCAAAACTCTTGGAGAGGTTGTTGAGTTAGATTTCAATGAGGAGACTACTTCGCAGTTCTCTTTTATAATAGTAAAGATAGGAATTGGAATCACAGACCGTATGCGTTTCTTTAGAAGAGTCAGATTTGAATCAGGAGAAGGGGCCATGATAGGTTTTGAGTATGAAAAGCTCAAGAGGATTTGTACGAAGATAATCTTTAAAGGTGAGAGTGTTCTAAGCGTAGGAAAGGAAAGCAAGTTCAGTTAG